A section of the Pygocentrus nattereri isolate fPygNat1 chromosome 18, fPygNat1.pri, whole genome shotgun sequence genome encodes:
- the hsdl2 gene encoding hydroxysteroid dehydrogenase-like protein 2, whose amino-acid sequence MLPNTGKLSGYTLFITGASRGIGKAIALKAAKDGANVVVAAKTAEAHPKLPGTIYTAAEEIEAAGGKALPCIVDVRDEKQISDALESAVQKFGGIDILVNNASAINLTGTLNTPMKKVDLMLGINLRGTYLTSKLCIPHLLKSKNPHILNLSPPLNLNPIWFKSHTAYTMAKYGMSMCVLGMSEEFRGSIAVNALWPRTAIQTAAMDMLGGSEIAKSCRKVEIMADAAYAILSKPVSYTGQFVIDDDILKKEGIKDFDVYAVAPGHPLLPDFFLDEDPEKLEKMMVDYGASPAFKSGKASTEAAFSGPIGETFNMIKGILTPELVKTTQGVYKFDLSGEHPGVWYIDLKNNAGSVASGEPPVKADVEMNLDSNDFIKMFTGKLKPTTAFMSGKLKIKGDMTLAIKMEKMMALMNKSKL is encoded by the exons ATGCTGCCGAACACAGG AAAGTTGTCTGGATACACCCTGTTTATCACGGGGGCGAGTCGAGGTATTGGTAAGGCCATCGCTCTCAAAGCTGCAAAGGACGGTGCCAATGTGGTCGTAGCAGCGAAAACCGCGGAAGCCCACCCCAAGCTGCCTGGCACTATCTACACAGCTGCTGAAGAAA TTGAAGCAGCAGGTGGGAAGGCTTTGCCGTGTATTGTGGATGTCCGCGATGAGAAGCAGATCAGTGACGCGTTGGAGAGTGCGGTGCAAAAATTTGGAG GGATTGACATCTTGGTGAACAATGCCAGTGCAATCAACCTAACGGGGACTCTGAATACTCCCATGAAGAAAGTGGACCTTATGTTGGGCATCAATCTCAGAGGAACTTATCTGAC GTCTAAACTGTGCATCCCACATCTCTTGAAGAGTAAGAACCCTCACATCCTCAACCTCAGTCCACCGCTGAACCTTAATCCTATCTGGTTTAAAAGCCACACAG CATACACCATGGCAAAATATGGCATGTCCATGTGTGTCCTTGGAATGTCTGAAGAATTCAGGGGCTCCATTGCTGTTAATGCCTTGTGGCCTAGAACAG CTATTCAGACAGCTGCGATGGATATGCTGGGTGGATCTGAAATAGCCAAAAGCTGCAGAAAAGTTGAAATTATGGCTGATGCCGCCTACGCCATCCTCAGCAAACCAGTCAGCTATACAGGACAGTTTGTCATTGACGACGACATCCTCAAGAAGGAGGGCATTAAAGACTTTGATGTATATGCAGTCGCACCAG GCCACCCACTGCTTCCTGACTTCTTCCTGGATGAGGATCCAGAGAAGCTTGAGAAGATGATGGTGGATTATG GTGCCAGTCCTGCTTTCAAGAGTGGAAAAGCCAGCACTGAAGCAGCTTTCAGTGGACCCATTGGTGAAACGTTTAACATGATCAAGGGAATTCTCACTCCAGAGCTGGTCAAAACCACGCAGGGAGTTTACAAATTCGACCTGTCTG GGGAGCATCCCGGAGTTTGGTACATTGACCTGAAGAACAACGCAGGCAGTGTGGCCAGTGGGGAGCCACCAGTCAAAGCTGATGTTGAGATGAACTTGGACAGTAACGACTTTATCAAGATGTTCACAG GAAAGTTGAAGCCAACCACGGCGTTCATGTCCGGCAAGTTGAAGATCAAGGGGGACATGACCCTAGCCATTAAAATGGAGAAGATGATGGCCTTGATGAACAAGTCCAAGCTGTAG